From Paenibacillus physcomitrellae, the proteins below share one genomic window:
- a CDS encoding YqhG family protein: protein MTMTAKEIRNYVRAYLEATECELREESEHHVTVKLSPQADRELTNRPYYWAYVDRCNVEPETMSYTFVFDPERYDSAFPAAAPEVDSVMSRHFGAVRPLPILGPGRIQREDLSFGSPRLQQLFEAARRGGSFVYVFEDPGQLQRRTLLPAAYEPWLGVCFKAEFACDMKREELHYYGISLTSGTVDPRFGDRVSKIPLLNRLPENISIVPTSLTLKEGKSLLEEQIEAYLRQLDDSWALEARARLEEELAILDGYYSHLLEDENEETRLGAKQQYEARGEEIRWQFEPRIQVSAINCGIFHLRSSLMPRT from the coding sequence ATGACTATGACGGCAAAGGAAATTCGTAATTATGTCCGCGCCTATCTGGAAGCGACGGAATGCGAGCTTCGCGAGGAATCCGAGCACCACGTAACCGTCAAGCTTTCCCCGCAAGCGGATCGCGAGCTTACGAACCGCCCTTATTATTGGGCATATGTGGATCGCTGCAATGTCGAACCCGAAACGATGTCCTATACATTTGTGTTTGATCCGGAGCGGTATGACTCCGCCTTCCCTGCCGCTGCACCGGAGGTGGACTCCGTAATGAGCCGCCATTTCGGCGCCGTCCGGCCGCTGCCCATCCTGGGACCGGGCCGGATTCAGCGGGAAGATCTGTCCTTTGGAAGCCCACGGCTTCAGCAGCTGTTCGAAGCGGCCAGACGCGGAGGCAGTTTTGTCTATGTATTTGAAGATCCGGGACAGCTGCAGCGGAGAACCCTGCTTCCTGCTGCTTATGAACCGTGGCTGGGCGTATGCTTTAAAGCGGAATTCGCCTGTGACATGAAACGGGAGGAGCTGCATTATTACGGCATATCGCTGACCAGTGGAACAGTCGATCCCCGGTTTGGCGACCGAGTATCCAAAATCCCTTTACTGAACCGGCTGCCGGAGAATATCAGCATTGTCCCCACTTCCCTCACCCTTAAGGAAGGCAAGAGCCTGCTTGAGGAGCAGATAGAAGCCTATCTGCGTCAGCTGGACGACAGCTGGGCGCTTGAAGCCCGGGCAAGACTGGAGGAAGAGCTTGCTATTCTTGACGGCTACTACAGCCATTTGCTTGAGGACGAAAATGAAGAAACGCGCTTGGGAGCCAAGCAGCAATATGAAGCCAGAGGCGAGGAGATCAGGTGGCAGTTTGAGCCCCGTATCCAAGTTTCCGCCATAAACTGCGGCATCTTTCATCTCCGTTCCAGCCTGATGCCAAGAACCTGA
- a CDS encoding divergent polysaccharide deacetylase family protein, giving the protein MSTGIRNPFNKTVFWLTQVMLGAVLFLQPGLAGASSLTQGTPAGRPFDSDIEQPAPKPASAVKKLAIVIDDLGNDMDGTQEIMKMPIKLTVAVMPFMPTTERDAKMAHERGFDVLVHLPMEPNHGKPEWLGPGAIMSSLSDSEVRTRVEQAIDNVPYAVGINNHMGSKITADPRIMSIVLDVCRERGLFFLDSRTNYKTVVGKLCKEKGMPDIGNEFFLDDQYNQQHIIQQMHKVMNWMKDHDSCIIIGHVGVPGTKTAGVIRSSIHQMPKDVEFVTLSEFVRERNGDPILRGILP; this is encoded by the coding sequence ATGAGCACAGGAATCAGAAATCCGTTCAACAAAACCGTGTTTTGGCTGACCCAGGTTATGCTTGGAGCGGTTTTGTTCTTACAGCCCGGTTTGGCCGGGGCTTCTTCACTTACACAGGGGACGCCAGCAGGAAGGCCTTTCGATTCTGACATCGAACAGCCAGCGCCCAAACCAGCCTCAGCTGTCAAGAAATTAGCCATCGTCATCGATGACTTAGGCAATGATATGGATGGAACGCAGGAAATCATGAAGATGCCGATTAAACTGACCGTTGCGGTCATGCCTTTTATGCCGACAACAGAGCGGGATGCCAAGATGGCCCACGAACGCGGGTTTGATGTGCTGGTTCATCTGCCCATGGAACCCAATCACGGCAAACCGGAGTGGCTTGGCCCAGGTGCCATCATGAGTTCCTTAAGCGATAGCGAAGTCCGGACCCGGGTGGAGCAGGCGATTGATAACGTTCCGTACGCAGTTGGCATCAACAACCATATGGGCTCCAAAATAACCGCTGACCCCCGGATCATGTCCATCGTGCTGGATGTTTGCCGGGAACGCGGTTTGTTTTTCCTGGACAGCCGTACGAATTATAAGACTGTTGTAGGCAAGCTGTGCAAGGAGAAAGGCATGCCGGACATCGGCAATGAATTTTTCCTCGACGATCAATATAATCAGCAGCATATCATCCAGCAAATGCACAAGGTGATGAACTGGATGAAAGATCATGACAGCTGCATCATCATTGGACACGTCGGTGTTCCGGGGACCAAGACAGCTGGCGTCATCCGCAGCTCAATCCATCAGATGCCGAAGGACGTAGAATTTGTAACGCTGAGTGAATTTGTCCGAGAACGTAACGGCGATCCCATTTTACGTGGAATATTACCTTAA
- a CDS encoding N-acetylmuramoyl-L-alanine amidase family protein: protein MVSISTVLLLPLPVRADDKPADNPAHHAFPKPVILIDAGHGGIDGGTSHGDILEKNINLEIGQRLYMLLRSEGYRAILNRNGDYALSDENRWHGSRSRHMRDLTQRERMSEDVKTSIVVSLHVNWSKNKTRKGPIVLHQDEGRSALLAACLQEPLNDLYHSSWKSEVGEPFYLLNHTEVPAVIVETGFISNEEDRNFLNSSQGQTKVAQAIVAGIARYFLES, encoded by the coding sequence ATGGTTTCAATTTCTACTGTTCTTCTGCTGCCTCTTCCGGTTCGGGCAGATGACAAGCCGGCGGATAATCCGGCGCACCATGCTTTTCCAAAACCGGTGATCCTGATTGATGCAGGGCATGGCGGCATAGACGGCGGAACATCTCATGGGGACATTTTAGAGAAAAACATCAACCTGGAAATCGGCCAGCGGCTGTATATGCTACTGCGGAGTGAAGGGTACAGGGCGATTCTGAACCGAAACGGAGATTACGCGCTCAGTGATGAGAACCGCTGGCACGGCAGCCGGTCCCGTCATATGAGAGATTTGACCCAAAGAGAACGAATGAGTGAGGATGTTAAAACTTCTATCGTGGTCAGCCTGCATGTGAATTGGTCCAAAAATAAAACAAGAAAAGGCCCTATCGTTCTTCATCAGGATGAAGGACGAAGCGCCCTGCTGGCCGCCTGTCTCCAGGAGCCCTTAAATGATCTTTACCACAGTTCCTGGAAATCGGAGGTCGGTGAACCTTTTTATCTGCTTAATCATACGGAGGTTCCAGCTGTAATTGTCGAGACAGGCTTTATCAGCAACGAGGAGGACCGGAATTTTCTGAACTCGTCCCAAGGGCAGACGAAGGTCGCCCAAGCGATTGTCGCGGGGATTGCCCGTTATTTTCTTGAGTCTTAA
- a CDS encoding copper amine oxidase N-terminal domain-containing protein gives MRKWKSGLKWVLPAVALLLVLAGCQPVGGFDVDKMLLGNAEVKSAESNLNLSLHFEPNSTATQEDQEIIELINSLTLKLDNVKVQNTSTMSATGELDTSKFNIPFKLSVNEDALAVQVEGAKEPFYLPLTNEMTNTGLGGLNPEKSQELVKQIQSIVIKHLPNPSVIGVTKVNETIHGEPLSLTKLHAEVSGDELTGLLKTFLEALSNDQEGLKTLIGGLYDNLLPVLKEEGLTNLQDLNSGLGNVPLDDRDAVIAETYTKLQKALDLVVLSYDETVNQMLQEQPDAAAVLSKDTKLTTDIYLDSSYKLRKQNLELKVNLPQSEGVPFKSFSYKVSSEQWNVNEAIQADLLNTDNGVDLSVVPMTPGTILRNLDPQSEVYNVFRNELGLTNKLIPIDPEFDDTIVKQNTTMIPLRYLAENLDAAVQVKDGNIVITEDLDGGQLIFKPGAKTAIVNGNNVDLPQPVFIDAYGRAYAPLRVLAEGLQAHVEWNSDGSLQVVRN, from the coding sequence ATGAGGAAATGGAAATCCGGTTTAAAGTGGGTTCTTCCGGCAGTAGCTTTGCTGCTGGTGCTGGCAGGCTGTCAGCCTGTAGGCGGGTTCGACGTAGACAAGATGCTCCTTGGCAATGCGGAGGTCAAGTCAGCCGAATCTAATTTGAACCTTTCACTGCATTTTGAGCCAAACAGCACAGCAACGCAAGAAGATCAAGAGATTATTGAACTTATTAATTCTTTGACCCTTAAATTAGACAATGTCAAAGTACAGAACACTTCTACCATGTCAGCAACAGGGGAACTGGACACCAGCAAGTTCAACATTCCGTTTAAGCTTTCTGTGAACGAAGATGCCCTGGCTGTACAGGTAGAGGGAGCGAAAGAACCCTTCTATCTTCCTTTGACAAACGAAATGACGAACACGGGATTGGGAGGATTGAACCCTGAGAAATCTCAGGAATTAGTGAAACAGATCCAATCCATCGTCATCAAACATCTGCCTAATCCATCCGTGATCGGCGTGACCAAGGTGAATGAAACCATTCATGGGGAGCCGCTCAGCTTGACCAAACTTCATGCCGAGGTTTCCGGCGACGAGCTGACAGGACTGCTTAAGACTTTCCTTGAAGCGCTTTCCAATGACCAGGAAGGGCTCAAAACGCTGATCGGCGGGCTTTACGACAACCTGCTGCCGGTCCTGAAAGAAGAAGGCTTAACGAATCTTCAGGATCTGAATAGCGGGCTGGGCAATGTTCCACTGGATGACCGTGATGCTGTCATAGCTGAAACTTACACTAAACTTCAAAAAGCGCTTGATCTTGTAGTACTGAGCTATGACGAAACGGTAAATCAAATGCTCCAAGAACAGCCGGATGCTGCAGCAGTCTTAAGCAAAGATACGAAATTGACTACGGATATTTATTTAGACAGCAGCTACAAGCTCCGCAAGCAGAACCTGGAGCTGAAGGTGAACCTGCCGCAATCGGAAGGTGTTCCTTTCAAGAGCTTCAGTTATAAAGTATCCAGTGAGCAGTGGAACGTAAATGAAGCGATTCAAGCGGATTTGCTGAACACGGATAACGGCGTTGATCTTTCGGTTGTCCCGATGACTCCGGGAACGATCCTCCGGAATCTGGATCCCCAATCGGAAGTCTACAACGTGTTCAGAAATGAGTTGGGACTTACGAACAAGCTGATCCCGATCGATCCGGAATTTGATGACACCATCGTCAAACAAAATACTACGATGATTCCGCTTCGTTATCTGGCAGAAAATCTGGATGCAGCGGTTCAGGTCAAAGACGGAAATATCGTCATTACGGAAGATCTTGACGGAGGTCAGCTGATCTTTAAGCCGGGGGCCAAAACCGCGATTGTTAACGGGAACAATGTGGACCTGCCGCAGCCGGTATTTATCGATGCTTACGGCCGGGCTTACGCACCGCTTCGTGTGCTGGCAGAAGGACTCCAGGCGCATGTTGAATGGAACAGCGATGGCTCCCTCCAAGTGGTTCGGAACTAA
- a CDS encoding YqzE family protein yields the protein MAKGDELVRFITERVVDYVETPKEVRKVRKQVKEPWSTKWFGMLPASLSMWGQNTFKRKRRNIR from the coding sequence ATGGCCAAAGGTGACGAACTGGTCAGGTTTATAACGGAGCGGGTAGTAGATTATGTAGAAACACCGAAGGAAGTCCGTAAGGTACGGAAGCAGGTCAAGGAACCATGGAGTACAAAATGGTTTGGAATGCTCCCGGCTTCTTTATCGATGTGGGGACAAAACACCTTTAAACGCAAACGGCGAAATATACGCTGA
- a CDS encoding MATE family efflux transporter, whose protein sequence is MSQALVKLKPASLLTKYFSGKSISYPQMIALFIPLLVDQAFIVGLNLINTAMISSSGVAAVSAVNMVDSLNIFLISVFVAVATGGTVVVAQYKGSDNPNMVSKSTAGTISSVAVLSLGIGVLLSVFHMPALNLLFGSAAPDVFDNARIYLIGSSVSYLGIGIVEAVCGALRGIGRSRASLFLSLIMNLSYVVLNIVFINFMHMGVTGLSVAMNVSRYLAAACAILYLVRVDTNLQLRIMDMIRINWAMFKKIMFIGLPFAAEQMFFNGGKILTQIFIVGLGTNAIATNAICGTLANVVQIPANALSLTVITVVGQCIGSKNIDDARKFTKSFVWLSSLSFVLTGAIVMSLFHPLVSMFHPPQEIVHDIFIIMLINSLIQIPLWSISFIAPSALRAAGDSKYTSIVSMLSMWLFRVVLGYILGVVSPLGILGVWLAMELEWGIRGFIFMRRFAGNKWYQHKLID, encoded by the coding sequence ATGTCCCAGGCTCTCGTTAAGCTCAAACCTGCTTCATTGTTAACGAAATATTTCTCAGGCAAATCCATCAGCTATCCGCAGATGATTGCCCTCTTTATTCCGCTTCTGGTGGATCAGGCCTTTATAGTGGGGCTGAATTTAATTAATACGGCCATGATCAGTTCATCAGGGGTTGCTGCCGTAAGTGCGGTCAACATGGTGGATTCCCTGAATATCTTTCTGATCAGCGTCTTTGTTGCGGTAGCTACCGGCGGTACGGTTGTAGTGGCCCAGTATAAGGGAAGCGACAATCCGAACATGGTCTCCAAATCTACGGCCGGGACCATTTCTTCTGTGGCGGTTCTGTCGCTGGGGATTGGCGTGCTGCTAAGTGTATTTCATATGCCGGCTTTGAACCTGCTCTTCGGTTCAGCGGCGCCGGATGTCTTTGATAATGCACGGATATATTTGATCGGCAGCAGCGTCTCCTATCTCGGCATCGGGATTGTGGAGGCGGTCTGCGGAGCGCTTCGGGGGATCGGCAGAAGCCGTGCATCCCTTTTTTTGTCGCTGATCATGAATTTGTCTTATGTGGTTTTGAATATTGTATTTATTAATTTTATGCATATGGGGGTAACAGGACTATCGGTTGCCATGAACGTATCACGCTATCTGGCTGCGGCCTGCGCGATTCTTTATCTGGTCAGAGTCGATACGAATCTGCAGCTGCGGATTATGGATATGATTCGGATCAATTGGGCCATGTTCAAGAAGATCATGTTTATAGGATTGCCGTTTGCAGCGGAGCAGATGTTCTTCAACGGCGGGAAAATTTTGACCCAAATCTTCATTGTTGGTCTCGGTACTAATGCCATTGCAACCAATGCGATTTGCGGGACCTTGGCGAATGTGGTGCAGATCCCGGCCAACGCATTGTCTCTGACCGTCATTACGGTTGTGGGGCAATGTATCGGCAGCAAAAACATCGATGACGCCAGAAAGTTCACGAAATCCTTCGTATGGCTGTCGTCCTTGTCGTTTGTTCTGACTGGAGCGATCGTCATGTCGCTGTTTCATCCGCTTGTCTCGATGTTTCATCCGCCACAGGAAATCGTACATGACATCTTTATCATTATGCTGATTAATTCCTTGATCCAGATCCCATTATGGTCGATCAGTTTTATAGCGCCATCCGCCCTGCGTGCGGCGGGGGATTCCAAATATACCTCTATCGTTTCCATGCTTTCCATGTGGCTGTTCCGGGTCGTGCTCGGCTATATACTTGGTGTGGTTTCGCCGCTCGGTATTCTTGGGGTTTGGCTGGCCATGGAACTGGAGTGGGGCATCCGGGGTTTCATATTCATGCGGCGTTTTGCCGGCAACAAATGGTATCAGCACAAGCTGATCGATTAA